The following are encoded together in the Naumannella cuiyingiana genome:
- the mtrA gene encoding MtrAB system response regulator MtrA, with protein MSDHGRGQQHRILVVDDDASLAEMLQIVLRQEGFQTTWTPDGDAAIDAFREAAPDLVLLDLMLPGRDGVSICRELRATSGVPIVMLTAKSDTVDVVAGLEAGADDYVVKPFKAKELVARVRTRLRRAPADADESQLRIGDLTISVAAHTVKRGDTEISLTPLEFDLLLALARRPRQVFSRETLLEQVWGYRHAADTRLVNVHVQRLRSKIEEDPERPRIVVTVRGIGYKAGEPV; from the coding sequence GTGAGCGATCACGGCAGGGGCCAGCAGCACCGCATCCTGGTCGTCGACGACGATGCCTCGCTCGCCGAGATGTTGCAGATCGTGCTGCGCCAGGAGGGGTTCCAGACCACCTGGACCCCCGACGGCGATGCCGCGATCGACGCCTTCCGCGAGGCCGCGCCCGATCTGGTGCTGCTCGACCTGATGCTGCCCGGGCGCGACGGTGTCTCCATCTGCCGCGAGCTGCGCGCGACCTCCGGCGTACCGATCGTGATGCTGACCGCGAAGTCGGACACGGTCGACGTGGTCGCCGGGCTCGAGGCCGGCGCCGACGACTACGTGGTGAAGCCGTTCAAGGCCAAGGAGCTTGTCGCCCGGGTGCGGACCAGGCTGCGCCGGGCGCCCGCCGATGCCGACGAGAGCCAGTTGCGGATCGGCGACCTGACGATCAGCGTGGCCGCCCACACCGTGAAGCGCGGCGACACCGAGATCTCGCTGACCCCGCTCGAGTTCGACCTGCTGCTCGCTCTCGCCAGGCGGCCGAGGCAGGTGTTCAGCCGCGAGACCCTGCTGGAACAGGTCTGGGGCTACCGGCACGCGGCCGACACCCGCCTGGTGAATGTCCACGTGCAGCGGTTGCGGTCCAAGATCGAGGAGGACCCGGAGCGGCCGAGGATCGTGGTCACCGTCCGCGGCATCGGCTACAAGGCCGGTGAACCCGTCTAG
- the folP gene encoding dihydropteroate synthase, translating to MPPAPDPTPSGPQVMAIVNRTPDSFHDRGATFALDAAVAAAEAAIAAGAGWVDIGGVPFSPDAAPVGTAEEIDRVRPVVRALAGRPGVIVSVDTTRPEVAAAVLAAGAQVINDTSGLADPELAPVIAEAGAGVILTHCLAPPRTHLSAPPRYGDIVAEVTAFLAERVARAAAGGIDPAAMVIDPGPDLNKTTVQTLELLRGVDALNAVGPPWLAAVSNKDFVGETLDRPRAQRLAGSLAATLWCLDRGAALVRAHDVAATVDAVRMWRSLRGERAPAYQRHNLA from the coding sequence GTGCCACCCGCCCCCGATCCCACGCCGTCCGGGCCGCAGGTGATGGCGATCGTCAACCGCACCCCGGACTCGTTCCACGACCGCGGCGCGACCTTCGCCCTGGACGCGGCGGTCGCGGCCGCCGAGGCGGCGATTGCCGCCGGCGCCGGTTGGGTCGACATCGGCGGGGTGCCGTTCTCGCCGGATGCCGCGCCCGTCGGGACCGCCGAGGAGATCGATCGGGTACGCCCGGTGGTGCGTGCGCTTGCCGGCCGGCCCGGGGTGATCGTCAGCGTCGACACCACCCGGCCCGAGGTCGCCGCGGCGGTGCTCGCGGCGGGGGCGCAGGTGATCAACGACACCTCCGGGCTGGCCGATCCGGAGCTGGCGCCCGTGATCGCCGAGGCGGGCGCCGGGGTGATCCTGACCCACTGCCTCGCCCCGCCGCGTACCCACCTGTCCGCGCCGCCACGCTACGGCGACATCGTCGCCGAGGTGACCGCATTCCTCGCCGAGCGGGTCGCCCGCGCCGCCGCCGGTGGCATCGACCCCGCCGCGATGGTGATCGACCCGGGCCCGGACCTGAACAAGACCACCGTGCAGACCCTGGAGCTGCTGCGCGGCGTCGACGCGCTGAACGCCGTCGGGCCGCCCTGGCTCGCCGCGGTGTCCAACAAGGACTTCGTCGGCGAGACCCTGGACCGCCCGCGCGCGCAGCGGCTGGCGGGCAGCCTGGCCGCGACCCTGTGGTGCCTGGATCGCGGGGCCGCGCTGGTCCGTGCCCACGACGTCGCGGCGACCGTCGACGCCGTGCGGATGTGGCGCTCGCTGCGCGGGGAGCGAGCCCCGGCGTACCAGCGGCACAACCTCGCCTGA
- the mtrB gene encoding MtrAB system histidine kinase MtrB: MNPSSRAAQLARLPARWWWGSLPLRVIATTLLASAIVITLGGLLLMQQATEGVLSGKKQSALAEASLAYDTAQRQLAASDLDDRGISLLLLQLTTDVGNRGNLGSRYQVLVEGPVSNFVSGQASPDSVPDSLRREVDARDGLWLTPTTIRYRDATPDEPGLAIGAALVAPGAGRYPMYFLFPLAQERETIEVLRQAVITTGVMLIGLLALIAALVARQVVAPVREARKAAERLASGFLDDRMTVRGTDDLASLATSMNNMASELSKQISQLEELSRIQQQFVSDVSHELRTPLTTVRMAAELLHEAREDFDPTSRRAAELLAKELDRFEEMLSDLLEISRFDAGAAELSVTEVDMVEVVEREIAAQRAFAQRSGIDVRLHAGGPIVAEVDERRVRRVLRNLITNALEHGEGRPVDIRVAGDADAVAITVRDHGVGFEAGQVKKVFHRFWRADPARNRTIGGSGLGLAISMEDARLHGGWLNAWGRPGKGAQFRLTLPRARGRILQLSPLPLVPTDLLRPAERLALTTGRADAPAGAAPTGPVAP, from the coding sequence GTGAACCCGTCTAGCCGGGCCGCCCAACTGGCGCGGCTGCCCGCCCGTTGGTGGTGGGGATCGCTACCGCTGCGGGTGATCGCGACGACGCTGCTCGCCTCGGCGATCGTGATCACCCTCGGCGGGCTGTTGTTGATGCAGCAGGCGACCGAGGGCGTGCTGTCGGGCAAGAAGCAGTCGGCGCTGGCCGAGGCCTCGCTGGCCTACGACACCGCCCAGCGCCAGCTCGCCGCCTCCGATCTCGACGACCGCGGCATCTCGCTGCTGTTGTTGCAGCTCACCACCGACGTCGGCAACCGCGGCAATCTCGGCAGCCGCTACCAGGTCCTGGTCGAGGGGCCGGTCTCCAACTTCGTCTCCGGGCAGGCCAGCCCGGACAGCGTGCCCGACAGCCTGCGCCGCGAGGTCGATGCCCGCGACGGGCTGTGGCTCACCCCGACCACGATCCGCTACCGCGACGCCACGCCGGACGAGCCCGGGCTGGCGATCGGCGCCGCGCTGGTCGCGCCCGGGGCGGGGCGCTACCCGATGTACTTCTTGTTCCCGCTCGCCCAGGAGCGGGAGACGATCGAGGTGTTGCGGCAGGCGGTGATCACGACCGGCGTGATGCTGATCGGACTGTTGGCCCTGATCGCGGCGCTGGTCGCGCGGCAGGTGGTCGCTCCGGTACGCGAGGCGCGCAAGGCCGCGGAGCGGCTGGCCTCGGGCTTCCTGGACGACCGGATGACCGTGCGCGGCACCGACGACCTGGCCAGCCTCGCCACCTCGATGAACAACATGGCCTCCGAGCTCAGCAAGCAGATCAGTCAGTTGGAGGAGTTGTCGCGGATCCAACAGCAGTTCGTCTCCGATGTCTCCCACGAGTTGCGCACCCCGCTGACCACGGTGCGGATGGCCGCGGAACTGCTGCACGAGGCGCGCGAGGACTTCGACCCCACCTCGCGCCGCGCCGCCGAGCTGTTGGCCAAGGAACTGGACCGGTTCGAGGAGATGTTGTCGGATCTGTTGGAGATCTCCCGGTTCGACGCCGGCGCGGCCGAGCTGAGCGTCACCGAGGTCGACATGGTCGAGGTGGTGGAGCGCGAGATCGCCGCACAGCGGGCCTTCGCGCAGCGCAGCGGGATCGACGTGCGGCTGCACGCCGGCGGCCCGATCGTCGCCGAGGTGGACGAGCGCCGGGTGCGTCGCGTGCTGCGCAACCTGATCACCAATGCCCTCGAGCACGGCGAGGGGCGACCCGTGGACATCCGGGTCGCGGGCGATGCCGATGCCGTGGCGATCACCGTCCGCGATCACGGCGTCGGCTTCGAGGCGGGCCAGGTGAAGAAGGTCTTCCACCGGTTCTGGCGCGCCGACCCCGCCCGCAACCGCACGATCGGCGGATCGGGCCTCGGGCTGGCCATCTCGATGGAGGACGCCCGGCTGCACGGCGGCTGGCTCAATGCCTGGGGCCGACCCGGAAAGGGCGCCCAGTTCCGGCTGACCCTGCCGCGGGCGCGGGGCCGGATCCTGCAGCTCTCACCGTTGCCGCTGGTGCCGACCGATCTGCTCCGGCCGGCCGAGCGCCTGGCCCTGACCACCGGCCGCGCCGATGCGCCGGCCGGCGCGGCGCCGACCGGCCCGGTGGCGCCATGA
- a CDS encoding LpqB family beta-propeller domain-containing protein — protein sequence MSGRWATRRRAPRLLAALAAALALLVTGCASMPTSGPVEFGGRGGQVADAEVDIAPEPPRTGAEPRDIVDGFLQAMANYQPGYATAREYLTPQARQSWQPEAGIVVYADGSQVNATSDSAVLTAPVQARIDSDGAYVPGRLLDPEDPLGDLPDRLVRRSDSDPQVRIDFGLERDAAGQWRIGNPPPGRLIQAYLFQQFFTRASAYYLDGDLRMLVPDPVYVPRGSQSPLARLQILFRGPTRWLEPAVRTAIPAGTELSTQSAFVDAEGVVDVSLRGPGLAGLPDEQRGRMRDQIVATLAQVPAVTAVRLSLEGAPYPVPGAPDGLIGVGPRPGLDPIPAELGEQLFGSTGRQVVTVDDQQGAGALSPVAGPWGRDASGVQTLSPSLTGDRVAGITRDGTELWEAPVADGGEARRVLTGRRLLRPQYVGGGRDELWALDAADSTARVVTATGITDVPVDLSGGALRAFRISPDGTRIAAVAERDGRAELGLLRVRREAEPRIDGWRALPLSARAGRPAPDVAASDVAPIDVAWVSDEELMVLTAGEGANRPWRVASDASEATQLGAPDGWAAETITALPRHRTPRVVVLGPAGAWRYDDSASWSRLGDELTAVSFAG from the coding sequence ATGAGCGGGCGGTGGGCCACGAGACGGCGAGCCCCGCGACTGCTGGCGGCCCTCGCGGCGGCGCTGGCGCTGCTCGTCACCGGATGCGCGTCGATGCCGACCTCCGGGCCGGTCGAGTTCGGCGGCCGGGGCGGGCAGGTCGCCGACGCCGAGGTCGACATCGCGCCGGAGCCGCCGCGGACCGGCGCCGAGCCGCGCGACATCGTCGACGGCTTCCTGCAGGCGATGGCGAACTACCAGCCGGGCTATGCGACCGCCCGGGAGTATCTGACGCCGCAGGCGCGGCAGTCCTGGCAGCCCGAGGCGGGGATCGTGGTCTATGCCGACGGCAGCCAGGTCAACGCGACCTCGGACTCGGCCGTGCTGACGGCGCCGGTACAGGCCCGGATCGATTCCGACGGCGCCTACGTCCCGGGCCGGCTGCTCGACCCCGAGGATCCCCTCGGCGACCTGCCCGACCGGCTCGTGCGGCGCAGCGACTCCGATCCGCAGGTACGCATCGACTTCGGCCTGGAGCGAGACGCCGCGGGTCAGTGGCGGATCGGCAATCCGCCACCCGGCAGGCTGATCCAGGCGTACCTGTTCCAGCAGTTCTTCACCCGCGCCTCCGCCTACTATCTCGACGGCGACCTGCGGATGCTGGTGCCGGACCCCGTCTACGTGCCGCGCGGCTCGCAGAGCCCACTGGCGCGGCTGCAGATCCTGTTCCGCGGGCCGACCCGCTGGCTGGAGCCGGCCGTCCGCACGGCGATCCCGGCGGGCACGGAGCTGAGCACCCAGTCGGCCTTCGTCGATGCGGAGGGCGTGGTCGATGTCTCCCTGCGCGGTCCCGGACTGGCGGGGTTGCCCGACGAGCAACGCGGCCGGATGCGCGACCAGATCGTTGCCACGCTCGCCCAGGTTCCGGCCGTCACGGCGGTGCGGCTGTCGCTGGAGGGCGCGCCCTATCCGGTGCCCGGGGCGCCGGACGGCCTGATCGGGGTCGGGCCCCGGCCCGGCCTGGATCCGATCCCGGCCGAGCTCGGCGAGCAGTTGTTCGGCTCCACCGGGCGTCAGGTGGTGACGGTGGACGACCAGCAGGGCGCGGGCGCGCTGTCCCCGGTCGCCGGGCCCTGGGGCCGCGACGCCTCGGGTGTGCAGACCCTGTCGCCCTCGCTCACCGGCGACCGCGTGGCGGGCATCACCCGCGACGGGACCGAGCTGTGGGAGGCGCCGGTCGCCGACGGCGGCGAGGCCCGGCGGGTGCTGACCGGCCGGCGCCTGCTGCGTCCGCAGTATGTCGGGGGCGGCCGCGACGAACTGTGGGCCCTCGACGCCGCGGACTCGACCGCGCGCGTGGTCACCGCGACCGGCATCACCGACGTGCCGGTCGACCTGTCGGGCGGAGCGCTGCGGGCGTTCCGGATCTCGCCGGACGGTACGCGGATCGCCGCCGTCGCCGAACGGGACGGCCGTGCCGAGCTGGGCCTGCTGCGCGTCCGCCGCGAGGCCGAGCCGCGGATCGACGGCTGGCGCGCCCTGCCGCTGTCGGCACGGGCGGGCCGGCCCGCGCCCGACGTCGCCGCCAGCGATGTCGCCCCCATCGATGTCGCCTGGGTCTCCGACGAGGAGCTGATGGTGCTGACCGCAGGGGAGGGCGCCAACCGCCCGTGGCGGGTGGCCTCCGACGCCTCCGAGGCGACCCAGCTCGGCGCCCCCGACGGCTGGGCAGCCGAGACGATCACCGCGCTCCCGCGGCACCGCACCCCGCGGGTCGTCGTGCTCGGCCCGGCCGGGGCCTGGCGCTACGACGACAGCGCGAGCTGGTCGCGGCTCGGCGACGAGCTGACCGCGGTGAGCTTCGCCGGCTGA
- a CDS encoding nucleoside/nucleotide kinase family protein, with amino-acid sequence MIELDSAGALDRARRLGSAGDRIVLGLTGPPGAGKSTLAAQLAAGVPGAVVVGMDGFHLAGSALARLGRTERKGAIDTFDAAGYVALLERLRAGGPDPVWAPEFRREIEEPIGSAVEVAPDCALVITEGNYLLAAEPPWHRVAELCHEIWYLDLAEEVRRDRLTARHRAYGRSADAALRRTLGPDLVNAEVVAATRPRTSVVVRLG; translated from the coding sequence ATGATCGAACTCGACTCCGCCGGCGCGCTCGACCGCGCGCGGCGGCTGGGCTCGGCCGGCGATCGGATCGTGCTCGGCCTGACCGGGCCGCCGGGGGCCGGCAAGTCGACGCTGGCCGCCCAACTGGCGGCCGGCGTGCCGGGCGCGGTGGTGGTCGGGATGGACGGGTTCCACCTGGCGGGTTCGGCGCTGGCCCGGCTGGGCCGCACCGAGCGCAAGGGCGCCATCGACACCTTCGACGCGGCGGGCTATGTCGCGCTGCTGGAACGCCTGCGGGCCGGGGGGCCCGACCCGGTCTGGGCGCCGGAGTTCCGCCGCGAGATCGAGGAGCCGATCGGGTCGGCGGTCGAGGTGGCCCCGGACTGCGCGTTGGTGATCACCGAGGGGAACTACCTGCTGGCGGCCGAGCCGCCGTGGCACCGGGTGGCGGAGCTGTGTCACGAGATCTGGTACCTCGATCTTGCCGAGGAGGTACGCCGGGACCGACTGACGGCGCGGCACCGGGCCTACGGCCGGTCCGCCGACGCGGCGCTGCGGCGTACCCTCGGCCCGGACCTGGTCAACGCCGAGGTGGTCGCCGCGACTCGGCCGCGGACGAGCGTGGTCGTCCGGCTCGGCTGA
- the hpf gene encoding ribosome hibernation-promoting factor, HPF/YfiA family, translated as MDVVVTGRHCQVPEEFREHVSERVGLIEKLRDRVIRVEVLVSAGGHTKQPDQGSRVEITLIGKGPVVRAEASAQDKTAAFEQALDKLRSQLRKAHDRRRVSRGRRAPRSVAEATAELAELPVPMDGDRPDDQPDKHTVAGIEVTGGGPLVVREKTFAGAPMTLEQALDQMELLGHDFYLFVDAVSGLPSVVYRRRYFDYGVIHIDTAADADPTATNPSTPQRAASA; from the coding sequence ATGGATGTTGTGGTGACGGGCCGGCACTGCCAGGTGCCGGAGGAGTTCCGCGAGCACGTGAGCGAACGCGTCGGGTTGATCGAGAAGCTGCGCGACCGGGTGATCCGGGTCGAGGTACTGGTCTCGGCGGGCGGGCACACCAAACAGCCCGACCAGGGCAGCCGGGTCGAGATCACGCTGATCGGCAAGGGCCCCGTGGTCCGCGCCGAGGCCAGCGCGCAGGACAAGACGGCGGCCTTCGAGCAGGCGTTGGACAAGCTGCGTTCCCAGCTCCGCAAGGCCCACGACCGGCGCCGGGTGAGCCGCGGCCGCCGCGCGCCCCGATCCGTCGCCGAGGCCACCGCCGAACTCGCCGAACTGCCCGTCCCGATGGACGGCGACCGGCCGGACGATCAGCCCGACAAGCACACCGTCGCGGGCATCGAGGTGACCGGCGGCGGACCGCTGGTGGTCCGGGAGAAGACCTTCGCCGGCGCGCCGATGACCCTGGAGCAGGCCCTGGACCAGATGGAGCTGCTCGGACACGACTTCTACCTGTTCGTCGACGCGGTCTCGGGCCTGCCGAGCGTCGTCTACCGCCGCCGCTACTTCGACTACGGCGTGATCCACATCGACACGGCCGCCGACGCGGATCCCACTGCGACCAACCCATCGACGCCGCAGCGAGCCGCCTCCGCCTGA
- a CDS encoding phosphoribosyltransferase family protein: MHLATARRAAAGLVVAAADVLVGAACAGCRRPGIGLCPDCRRELAGPPVPAAPRPAPTGFPRCYVAGSYAGVTRAALTAYKERGALTLAGPLAGRLAAAVAALLCEAGAAHCLLVPVPSSPAAIRRRGLDTVATLAGRAAADLRRCGVAARARPALRQTRRVADQAGLGTAARAANLAGAFRAGARPREPRPVIVVDDIVTTGASLTEAARCLAAAGWPVLGAACVAATRRRSAARGPDRPGEPVRSLA; encoded by the coding sequence GTGCACCTCGCAACCGCTCGCCGCGCGGCCGCCGGGCTCGTCGTGGCGGCCGCCGACGTGCTGGTCGGTGCGGCCTGCGCGGGCTGTCGCCGGCCCGGGATCGGGCTGTGCCCCGACTGCCGGCGCGAGCTCGCCGGTCCGCCCGTGCCGGCGGCGCCGCGACCGGCCCCGACCGGTTTCCCGCGCTGCTATGTCGCAGGCAGCTATGCCGGCGTGACCCGGGCGGCCCTCACCGCCTACAAGGAGCGCGGCGCGCTCACCCTCGCGGGGCCGCTGGCCGGCCGGCTCGCGGCAGCCGTCGCCGCCCTGCTGTGCGAGGCGGGAGCGGCCCACTGTCTGCTGGTGCCGGTGCCGAGCAGCCCGGCGGCGATCCGTCGCCGCGGTCTCGACACGGTCGCCACGCTCGCCGGCCGGGCGGCCGCCGATCTGCGCCGCTGCGGTGTGGCGGCGCGGGCCCGCCCGGCGCTGCGCCAGACCCGGCGGGTCGCCGACCAGGCCGGTCTCGGCACGGCGGCGCGTGCCGCCAACCTCGCCGGGGCGTTCCGGGCGGGCGCGCGGCCGCGCGAGCCGCGGCCGGTGATCGTCGTCGACGACATCGTGACCACCGGCGCGTCGCTGACGGAGGCGGCACGTTGCCTCGCCGCCGCCGGCTGGCCGGTGCTGGGCGCCGCCTGCGTCGCGGCGACCCGCCGTCGATCCGCGGCCCGGGGCCCGGACCGGCCCGGGGAACCAGTGAGATCGCTGGCATGA
- a CDS encoding malic enzyme-like NAD(P)-binding protein: MTDAATRPAPSIAYSITARLHAPAGGAAISQLTHAVEQAGGTVTALDVSGSGGERLQIDVTMGAASTEHADELVAALRALPDVEVGKVSDRTFLMHLGGKIEMRSKHPIRNRDDLSLVYTPGVARVSRAIAENPADARRLTIKRNSVAVVTDGTAVLGLGDIGPEAAMPVMEGKAALFRRFAEIDAWPIALDTTDAEEIISTVRNIAPGFAGINLEDISAPRCFEIEARLREQLDIPVFHDDQHGTAIVVLAALFNALRVVDKNLADVRIVMSGAGAAGTAILKLLLIAGARDVVVADIDGVIHRGRAGMDESLTWIAEHTNAAGLTGSLRGALAGADVFIGVSAPGILGADDIATMNERAVVFALANPEPEIDPVVAARHAEVVATGRSDFANQINNVLAFPGVFRGLLDAQSHEITADLLLAAARALAEVVTDDELNAAYIMPSVFHAAVHTEVAAAVREAAEGAIAG; this comes from the coding sequence GTGACCGATGCAGCAACCAGACCCGCACCCTCCATCGCCTACTCGATCACGGCCCGGCTGCATGCCCCGGCGGGCGGGGCAGCGATCAGCCAGCTCACCCACGCCGTCGAGCAGGCCGGCGGCACCGTGACGGCCCTCGACGTCTCCGGCTCCGGCGGTGAGCGCCTGCAGATCGACGTGACGATGGGTGCGGCCTCGACCGAGCACGCCGACGAGCTGGTCGCGGCCCTGCGCGCGCTGCCCGATGTCGAGGTCGGCAAGGTCTCCGACCGCACCTTCCTGATGCACCTCGGCGGCAAGATCGAGATGCGCTCCAAGCACCCGATCCGCAACCGCGACGACCTGAGCCTCGTCTACACCCCCGGCGTCGCCCGGGTCTCCCGCGCGATCGCGGAGAATCCCGCCGACGCGCGCCGGCTGACGATCAAGCGCAACTCGGTCGCCGTCGTCACCGACGGGACCGCCGTGCTCGGCCTCGGCGACATCGGGCCCGAGGCGGCGATGCCGGTGATGGAGGGCAAGGCGGCGCTGTTTCGCCGGTTCGCCGAGATCGATGCCTGGCCGATCGCCCTCGACACCACCGATGCAGAGGAGATCATCTCGACGGTCCGCAACATCGCGCCCGGCTTCGCCGGAATCAATCTGGAGGACATCTCCGCCCCGCGCTGCTTCGAGATCGAGGCCCGGCTGCGCGAACAGCTCGACATCCCGGTCTTCCACGACGACCAGCACGGCACCGCGATCGTCGTGCTGGCGGCGCTGTTCAACGCGCTGCGGGTGGTCGACAAGAACCTCGCCGATGTGCGCATCGTGATGTCGGGCGCCGGTGCCGCCGGGACCGCGATCCTCAAGCTGTTGCTGATCGCCGGCGCCCGCGACGTGGTGGTCGCCGACATCGACGGGGTGATCCATCGCGGCCGCGCCGGGATGGACGAGTCGCTGACCTGGATCGCCGAGCACACCAACGCTGCCGGCCTGACCGGCAGCCTGCGCGGCGCGCTGGCCGGCGCCGATGTCTTCATCGGGGTGTCGGCGCCGGGCATCCTGGGCGCCGACGACATCGCCACCATGAACGAGCGGGCGGTCGTCTTCGCGCTGGCCAACCCCGAGCCGGAGATCGACCCGGTGGTGGCGGCCCGGCATGCGGAGGTGGTCGCCACCGGGCGCAGCGACTTCGCGAACCAGATCAACAACGTGCTCGCCTTCCCGGGCGTGTTCCGCGGGCTGCTGGACGCCCAGTCCCACGAGATCACCGCGGACCTGCTGTTGGCGGCCGCGCGCGCGTTGGCCGAAGTGGTCACCGACGACGAGCTGAACGCCGCCTACATCATGCCCAGCGTGTTCCACGCCGCGGTGCACACCGAGGTCGCGGCGGCCGTGCGCGAGGCGGCCGAGGGGGCCATCGCCGGCTGA
- a CDS encoding YqgE/AlgH family protein produces the protein MGDRALPGPGDLLVSSVLDTEGWFAHTVILMLDVDAGGALGVVLNRVSDVPLAAVLPAWVEQVSEPRVMFAGGPVSPDGAICLATPYQPDEDPPGWRRVAGRVGLLHLDTPVELVAGAYADLRIFAGYAGWEPGQLEGELAAGAWHIARSKYADVFCTEPEELWRRVLRRQELDVAIYATWPEEPEQN, from the coding sequence ATGGGCGATCGCGCGCTGCCCGGCCCGGGCGATTTGTTGGTCTCCTCGGTGCTCGACACCGAGGGGTGGTTCGCCCACACCGTCATCCTGATGCTCGACGTCGACGCCGGTGGCGCGCTCGGTGTGGTGCTGAACCGGGTCTCCGATGTCCCGCTGGCCGCGGTCCTGCCGGCCTGGGTGGAGCAGGTCAGCGAGCCGCGGGTGATGTTCGCCGGTGGCCCGGTCTCACCCGACGGCGCGATCTGTCTGGCCACCCCGTACCAGCCCGACGAGGACCCGCCCGGCTGGCGGCGGGTGGCCGGCCGGGTCGGGCTGCTGCACCTCGACACGCCGGTCGAACTGGTCGCCGGGGCGTATGCGGATCTGCGGATCTTCGCCGGGTACGCCGGCTGGGAGCCGGGGCAGTTGGAGGGTGAGCTGGCCGCCGGGGCCTGGCACATCGCGCGCAGCAAGTACGCCGATGTCTTCTGCACCGAGCCCGAGGAACTGTGGCGCCGCGTGCTGCGCCGCCAGGAGCTCGACGTCGCCATCTATGCGACCTGGCCGGAGGAGCCGGAGCAGAACTGA
- a CDS encoding LacI family DNA-binding transcriptional regulator, translating into MARQISMRRVAERAGVSVSTVSHVVNGTRVVAPGTVDRVRRAMAELGYVAPAEGSLRAGDAQSIGVAMTAVSSEYWAALVDAIDREAGRHGYNLLIVDTRDDAEHEARMVANLLAHRIAGLVLAPSPGWTAHSLPVLRAHDTPLVLVDRLQPAPYDQVGVENLEGSQGLVGHLITHDHRRIGLITGLDGLTTTDERVAGYRAAHERFGVPVDEALLVGGQSSTTGGRAAAAALLDLPEPPTAIFAANNAMLVGLLDTLWERRLSVPGDMAVVGFDDFTWADFMRPALTTVAQPSTAIGAKAIQLLLARLADPERRATTVRLPGQIRHRESCGCSGRPHPGAGDEDPAEVSRAGRPRSSAAESRRPPRR; encoded by the coding sequence ATGGCCCGACAGATTTCGATGCGACGGGTCGCCGAACGGGCCGGCGTCTCGGTGAGCACCGTCTCCCATGTCGTCAACGGCACCCGCGTGGTGGCGCCCGGGACGGTGGACCGGGTCCGCCGCGCAATGGCCGAGCTCGGCTACGTGGCGCCGGCGGAGGGCTCGCTACGGGCCGGCGATGCGCAGAGCATCGGGGTGGCGATGACCGCGGTCTCCAGCGAGTACTGGGCCGCGCTCGTCGACGCCATCGACCGCGAGGCGGGCCGACACGGATACAACCTGTTGATCGTCGACACTCGCGACGACGCCGAGCACGAGGCGCGGATGGTCGCGAACCTGCTGGCGCACCGGATCGCCGGGCTGGTGCTGGCCCCGTCCCCGGGTTGGACCGCGCACTCGCTGCCCGTGCTGCGCGCCCACGACACCCCGCTGGTGCTGGTCGACCGGCTGCAGCCCGCGCCCTACGACCAGGTCGGGGTGGAGAACCTGGAAGGCAGCCAGGGACTGGTGGGCCACCTGATCACCCACGACCACCGCCGGATCGGGCTGATCACGGGACTGGACGGGCTGACCACCACCGACGAGCGGGTGGCGGGCTACCGGGCGGCGCACGAGCGGTTCGGCGTACCGGTCGACGAGGCCCTGCTGGTCGGCGGCCAGTCGAGCACCACCGGTGGTCGGGCGGCCGCGGCCGCCCTGCTCGACCTGCCCGAGCCGCCGACCGCGATCTTCGCCGCCAACAACGCGATGCTGGTCGGCCTGCTCGACACCTTGTGGGAGCGTCGCCTGTCCGTGCCCGGCGACATGGCCGTGGTCGGCTTCGACGACTTCACCTGGGCCGACTTCATGCGGCCCGCGCTGACCACGGTCGCCCAGCCCTCGACGGCCATCGGCGCCAAGGCGATCCAGCTTCTGCTGGCGCGGCTGGCCGATCCCGAGCGGCGCGCGACGACGGTCCGGCTGCCCGGTCAGATCCGGCACCGGGAGAGCTGCGGCTGCTCGGGACGGCCCCATCCGGGGGCCGGCGACGAAGACCCGGCGGAGGTCAGCCGAGCCGGACGACCACGCTCGTCCGCGGCCGAGTCGCGGCGACCACCTCGGCGTTGA